In Listeria swaminathanii, the following are encoded in one genomic region:
- a CDS encoding FAD:protein FMN transferase produces MKKWKIIFSVIILALVVSACGNSSKESKSEPSDSKNLMDQPYSKTDFLMGTVVTLKIYDKDKEDVLDKGFDRIKDLAAKITTSDSGKTSEVDKINEQAGKKPVKVSEDVYYLIQEGLKYSENSGGSFDITIGPLTSLWHIGFSDARKPSQAEIDAVLPLINYKDVTMNDKDRTVYLEKEGMELDLGAIAKGFITDETLKVFKENKVTTSIIDLGGNIYVQGNNPNGNKWNVGIQDPFSPRGSVIGKLPESNMSIVTSGIYERYLEVDGKTYHHILDPKTGYPFDNDIAGVSIVSKKSIDGDGLSTATFSKGIKGGMDYIEQFDGVDAIFISKEKKVYETSGLKGQFELTDKDFQMDTLKK; encoded by the coding sequence ATGAAAAAATGGAAAATAATATTTTCAGTTATCATATTAGCGCTCGTTGTATCAGCGTGCGGAAACTCAAGTAAAGAATCAAAAAGTGAACCAAGCGATTCAAAAAATCTAATGGACCAACCATACTCTAAAACAGACTTCCTGATGGGGACGGTCGTAACACTTAAAATTTATGACAAAGACAAAGAAGACGTCCTTGATAAAGGCTTCGATCGCATCAAAGACCTAGCTGCCAAAATTACCACAAGCGATTCAGGAAAAACTTCTGAAGTGGACAAAATCAATGAACAAGCAGGCAAAAAACCGGTCAAAGTATCAGAAGACGTTTACTACTTAATCCAAGAAGGACTTAAATACTCCGAGAACTCTGGTGGCAGCTTCGATATTACTATTGGCCCGTTAACGTCCTTGTGGCACATCGGTTTTTCTGATGCGCGCAAACCTTCTCAAGCCGAAATTGACGCAGTTTTACCATTAATCAATTATAAAGACGTTACAATGAACGACAAAGATCGAACTGTCTATTTAGAAAAAGAAGGCATGGAGCTTGATTTAGGCGCAATTGCTAAAGGCTTCATTACCGATGAAACATTAAAAGTATTCAAAGAAAATAAAGTAACCACATCTATTATAGATTTAGGCGGAAACATTTACGTTCAAGGTAACAATCCGAATGGCAATAAATGGAATGTCGGAATCCAAGACCCATTCTCCCCTCGTGGAAGCGTTATTGGGAAACTTCCTGAATCCAACATGTCCATCGTGACTTCAGGTATTTATGAACGCTATCTAGAAGTTGACGGCAAAACATATCACCACATTTTAGATCCGAAAACAGGTTATCCTTTTGATAATGATATCGCAGGGGTTTCGATTGTATCTAAAAAATCGATTGACGGCGACGGCCTATCAACTGCCACGTTCTCCAAAGGAATTAAAGGCGGAATGGACTACATCGAACAATTCGACGGTGTAGATGCAATTTTCATTAGTAAAGAGAAAAAAGTATACGAAACATCTGGATTAAAAGGTCAATTCGAATTAACCGATAAAGACTTCCAAATGGATACGTTGAAAAAATAA
- the pplA gene encoding extracellular electron transfer flavoprotein PplA has protein sequence MKLKKVAMGITVVMASSLLLVGCGSSDDSSKDKKSTDTKQTETKKTAKTDGTMTDGTYKLEEKNFDDKGWKGFMSIEVKDGKITKANYDYKNKDGKLKSEDADYEKAMKAKVGTGPQEYLKQLSDSLVKNQAAASVEVVSGATHSSDAFINYANQLIQAAQKADTTTISINNLAKMEDGTYKLEEQNYAHGYRVVFSMDVKDGKITKSDYNYVDKDGKLKSDDADYEKNMKAKSGTGPKEYIPALNKSLVEKQDVAAVDTVSGATNSSNQFKIYAAQLQNAAQNGNTDTIKVYNLVEAE, from the coding sequence ATGAAATTGAAAAAAGTAGCAATGGGTATTACCGTAGTAATGGCTTCAAGTTTATTACTAGTAGGTTGCGGTAGCAGTGACGACAGCAGCAAAGATAAGAAGAGCACAGACACAAAACAAACAGAAACAAAGAAAACAGCTAAAACTGATGGTACTATGACTGACGGTACTTACAAATTAGAAGAAAAGAACTTTGACGACAAAGGCTGGAAAGGTTTCATGTCAATCGAAGTTAAAGATGGTAAAATTACTAAAGCTAACTACGATTACAAAAACAAAGATGGCAAATTAAAATCTGAAGATGCAGACTACGAAAAAGCTATGAAAGCTAAAGTAGGAACTGGTCCACAAGAATACTTGAAACAATTAAGCGATTCTTTAGTTAAAAATCAAGCAGCAGCATCTGTAGAAGTAGTTTCAGGAGCAACTCATTCTTCTGACGCATTCATCAACTATGCTAACCAATTAATCCAAGCAGCTCAAAAAGCTGATACAACTACAATTTCCATCAACAACCTAGCTAAAATGGAAGATGGAACTTATAAATTAGAAGAACAAAATTACGCTCATGGTTACCGTGTAGTATTCAGCATGGACGTTAAAGATGGCAAAATTACTAAATCCGACTACAACTATGTTGATAAAGACGGAAAACTTAAATCAGACGACGCTGACTACGAGAAAAACATGAAAGCTAAATCTGGTACTGGTCCAAAAGAATACATCCCAGCACTTAACAAATCTCTTGTAGAAAAACAAGACGTTGCTGCAGTAGACACAGTTTCTGGTGCTACTAATTCTTCTAACCAATTCAAAATCTATGCAGCTCAACTTCAAAATGCTGCACAAAATGGTAACACTGACACAATTAAAGTATACAACTTAGTAGAAGCTGAATAA
- the menA gene encoding 1,4-dihydroxy-2-naphthoate polyprenyltransferase yields the protein MSIPSFLKLVEIQTKIASVFPFMLGTLFVVYQYDMFKPVNTLIFFGSMLIFDLTTTAINNYMDYRKATDNHDYDYRTTSNVIGQEQIPVRTVIITIFLMFFIATGLGVWLVFRTDLLVLLIGFVCFCIGILYTFGPVPLSRMPLGEIFSGVTMGFGIFFLAVYVNAYDAGIANLLWQGEMVTIQFNLIEIIRIGVVSLPCIFTIANIMLANNLCDLDEDIRNHRYTLPYYIGRKMGVLLFNALYYASFLAMIISVVVNFLSPIMLLSVVAIYPVYRNLVKFNKEQVKSKTFVIGIRNFVLINATMTILMAASVVFQQLT from the coding sequence ATGTCAATACCATCGTTTCTGAAGTTGGTTGAAATCCAAACGAAGATAGCTAGTGTTTTTCCATTTATGTTAGGGACGCTATTCGTTGTTTATCAATACGATATGTTTAAACCGGTTAATACGTTGATATTTTTTGGTTCGATGTTGATTTTTGATTTAACAACAACCGCGATCAATAACTATATGGATTACCGTAAAGCGACAGATAATCATGATTACGATTACCGCACGACGAGCAATGTCATTGGTCAAGAGCAAATCCCAGTACGCACGGTTATAATTACCATTTTCCTAATGTTCTTCATTGCAACGGGCTTAGGTGTGTGGTTAGTTTTCCGGACGGACTTGTTAGTGCTTTTGATTGGCTTTGTATGTTTTTGTATTGGTATTTTATATACGTTCGGCCCCGTGCCGCTTTCTCGTATGCCTTTAGGAGAAATTTTTTCTGGAGTGACTATGGGATTCGGGATTTTCTTCTTAGCCGTCTATGTTAATGCTTATGATGCAGGAATTGCTAATTTGCTTTGGCAAGGAGAAATGGTAACGATTCAGTTCAATCTAATAGAAATCATCCGGATAGGTGTGGTATCCTTACCATGTATTTTCACGATAGCGAACATTATGCTCGCGAATAACCTATGCGATTTAGATGAAGATATTAGAAATCATCGTTACACACTTCCATACTACATCGGTAGAAAAATGGGCGTCCTGCTATTTAACGCTTTATACTATGCGTCATTTTTAGCTATGATTATTTCGGTTGTGGTCAACTTCCTAAGTCCAATCATGCTACTATCAGTTGTAGCGATTTACCCAGTGTATCGTAATTTAGTTAAATTTAATAAAGAACAAGTGAAATCGAAAACATTTGTCATTGGTATTCGTAATTTCGTATTAATTAATGCGACAATGACAATTCTGATGGCGGCGAGTGTTGTTTTTCAACAATTGACGTGA
- the fmnA gene encoding FAD export ECF transporter transmembrane subunit FmnA: protein MIEKLILGRFVPGESLIHGLDARTKLLAGFYYIGILFLANNWWTYALMVLFTLMVIQMTGIKLKVFIKGVKPLIWLILFTVVMQILFASGGTIYFDWGPFTISSFGLLNGVFVFLRFVLIIIMSTVITLTTTPMNLTDAIAYILRPFAVLKVPVNDIALMISVALRFIPTLMGETDKIMKAQRARGVDFGEGNLFEQMKVVVPIFIPLFVSSFNRAEELADAMEARGYQGGEGRTRFRILHWHFGDLIAACIMLLLTVGLVLLRTT, encoded by the coding sequence ATGATAGAGAAATTAATATTAGGTCGTTTTGTTCCAGGGGAGTCCTTGATCCATGGTCTGGATGCGCGAACAAAGTTATTGGCAGGTTTTTATTATATCGGAATTTTATTTTTAGCCAATAACTGGTGGACCTATGCGTTAATGGTCTTATTCACACTAATGGTTATTCAGATGACCGGCATCAAGCTAAAAGTTTTTATAAAAGGTGTTAAACCGCTAATTTGGCTGATTTTATTTACTGTAGTCATGCAAATACTATTTGCGAGCGGTGGAACGATTTACTTTGACTGGGGACCATTTACCATCTCCTCTTTCGGACTTCTAAACGGCGTGTTTGTATTTTTACGCTTTGTCTTAATCATTATCATGTCGACAGTTATTACGCTGACAACGACGCCTATGAACCTGACAGACGCAATTGCTTACATTCTCCGTCCTTTCGCAGTGCTCAAAGTGCCTGTTAATGACATCGCGCTCATGATTTCAGTAGCACTTCGATTTATCCCGACACTAATGGGTGAAACGGATAAAATCATGAAAGCGCAGCGAGCTCGTGGAGTGGATTTCGGTGAAGGGAATCTATTTGAACAAATGAAAGTCGTTGTCCCCATTTTTATTCCGTTATTTGTTAGCTCGTTTAATAGAGCGGAAGAATTGGCGGATGCGATGGAAGCAAGAGGTTATCAAGGCGGCGAGGGACGCACGCGATTCCGAATTTTGCATTGGCATTTCGGGGACTTGATTGCAGCATGTATTATGTTGCTTTTAACAGTTGGCCTCGTATTATTAAGAACGACTTAA